One window of Marmota flaviventris isolate mMarFla1 chromosome 5, mMarFla1.hap1, whole genome shotgun sequence genomic DNA carries:
- the Hars2 gene encoding histidine--tRNA ligase, mitochondrial isoform X1 produces the protein MPQLGLLPRRTWATLLSQLLRPPRAACISAVGCHSQVAEALLTSQPKPHQEKPNFIIKIPKGTRDLSPQQMVVREKILDMVVSCFKRHGAKGLDTPAFELTEMLTEKYEEHSGLMYDLKDQGGELLSLRYDLTVPFARYLAMNKLKKMKRYQVGKVWRRESPTIVQGRYREFCQCDFDIAGHFDPMIPDAECLKIMCEVLSGLQLGDFLIKVNDRRIVDGMFAVCGVPESKFRAICASMDKLDKMSWRDVRHEMVAKKGLAPEVADRIGEYIQCHGGVSLIEQLFQDPRLSQNKQALEGLGDLKLLFEYLTLFGIAEKICFDLSLARGVDYYTGVIYEAVLLQTPAQAGEEPLNVGSVAAGGRYDELVATFDPKGHKVPCVGLSIGIERIFYIVEQRMKNSFKKVRTTETQVFVATPQKNFLRERLKLIAELWDAGIKAEMLYKNNPKLLTQLHYCENTGIPLVVIIGEQEQKEGVIKLRSVASREEVAIKRENLVAEIQKRLSES, from the exons ATGCCCCAGCTCGGACTCCTACCCAGGAGGACCTGGGCTACGCTGCTCAGCCAGCTCCTGCGACCGCCCCGCGCTGCGTGCATCTCTGCAGTAGGTTGTCATAGCCAG GTTGCAGAGGCATTGTTAACATCCCAACCTAAACCACATCAAGAGAAACCAAATTTTATCATTAAGATCCCGAAG GGCACCAGGGATCTTAGTCCTCAACAGATGGTTGTGAGGGAGAAAATTCTTGATATGGTTGTCAGCTGTTTTAAACGTCATGGAGCAAAGGGTTTGGATACCCCAGCATTTGAGCTAACG GAAATGCTAACTGAGAAATATGAAGAGCACTCTGGGCTCATGTATGATCTGAAGGATCAAGGTGGAGAACTGCTGTCCCTTCGCTATGACCTTACT GTCCCCTTTGCTCGTTATCTGGCCatgaataaattgaagaagatgaAACGCTACCAAGTTGGAAAGGTGTGGCGGCGAGAGAGCCCAACAATAGTCCAAGGCCGCTACAGGGAGTTCTGCCAGTGT GATTTTGACATTGCTGGTCACTTTGACCCTATGATCCCTGATGCAGAATGTTTGAAGATCATGTGTGAAGTCCTAAGTGGGTTACAGCTAGGGGACTTTCTCATTAAG GTCAATGACCGGCGGATAGTGGACGGGATGTTTGCTGTTTGTGGTGTTCCTGAAAGCAAGTTCCGTGCCATCTGTGCCTCAATGGACAAACTAGACAAG ATGTCTTGGAGAGATGTGAGACATGAGATGGTGGCAAAGAAAGGCTTGGCTCCTGAGGTGGCTGATCGAATTGGGGAGTATATCCAATGTCATG GTGGAGTATCTCTGATAGAGCAATTGTTTCAGGATCCCAGACTATCCCAGAATAAGCAGGCCCTGGAGGGCCTAGGGGACCTGAAGTTGCTTTTTGAATACCTGACTTTATTTGGAATTGCTGAGAAG ATATGCTTTGACCTAAGCCTGGCTCGGGGCGTGGACTACTATACAGGAGTGATCTATGAAGCAGTACTGCTACAAACCCCAGCTCAGGCTGGGGAGGAGCCCCTGAATGTGGGCAGTGTGGCAGCTGGTGGGCGTTATGATGAGCTGGTGGCCACGTTTGACCCCAAGGGCCACAAAGTGCCATGTGTGGGCCTAAGCATTGGAATAGAGCGAATTTTCTACATTGTGGAGCAAAGGATGAAG AATTCTTTCAAGAAGGTACGGACCACAGAGACCCAAGTATTTGTGGCCACGCCCCAGAAGAACTTTCTCCGGGAACGGTTGAAACTAATTGCAGAGCTTTGGGATGCTGGGATCAAG GCAGAGATGCTATACAAGAACAACCCTAAACTATTAACCCAACTGCACTATTGTGAGAACACAGGCATTCCATTGGTGGTCATTATTGGTGAGCAAGAACAGAAGGAAGGGGTCATCAAACTCCGTTCGGTGGCCAGCAGAGAGGAG GTTGCCATTAAACGGGAAAATCTTGTGGCTGAAATTCAGAAGAGACTGTCTGAGTCTTGA
- the Hars2 gene encoding histidine--tRNA ligase, mitochondrial isoform X2, protein MPQLGLLPRRTWATLLSQLLRPPRAACISAVGCHSQVAEALLTSQPKPHQEKPNFIIKIPKGTRDLSPQQMVVREKILDMVVSCFKRHGAKGLDTPAFELTVPFARYLAMNKLKKMKRYQVGKVWRRESPTIVQGRYREFCQCDFDIAGHFDPMIPDAECLKIMCEVLSGLQLGDFLIKVNDRRIVDGMFAVCGVPESKFRAICASMDKLDKMSWRDVRHEMVAKKGLAPEVADRIGEYIQCHGGVSLIEQLFQDPRLSQNKQALEGLGDLKLLFEYLTLFGIAEKICFDLSLARGVDYYTGVIYEAVLLQTPAQAGEEPLNVGSVAAGGRYDELVATFDPKGHKVPCVGLSIGIERIFYIVEQRMKNSFKKVRTTETQVFVATPQKNFLRERLKLIAELWDAGIKAEMLYKNNPKLLTQLHYCENTGIPLVVIIGEQEQKEGVIKLRSVASREEVAIKRENLVAEIQKRLSES, encoded by the exons ATGCCCCAGCTCGGACTCCTACCCAGGAGGACCTGGGCTACGCTGCTCAGCCAGCTCCTGCGACCGCCCCGCGCTGCGTGCATCTCTGCAGTAGGTTGTCATAGCCAG GTTGCAGAGGCATTGTTAACATCCCAACCTAAACCACATCAAGAGAAACCAAATTTTATCATTAAGATCCCGAAG GGCACCAGGGATCTTAGTCCTCAACAGATGGTTGTGAGGGAGAAAATTCTTGATATGGTTGTCAGCTGTTTTAAACGTCATGGAGCAAAGGGTTTGGATACCCCAGCATTTGAGCTAACG GTCCCCTTTGCTCGTTATCTGGCCatgaataaattgaagaagatgaAACGCTACCAAGTTGGAAAGGTGTGGCGGCGAGAGAGCCCAACAATAGTCCAAGGCCGCTACAGGGAGTTCTGCCAGTGT GATTTTGACATTGCTGGTCACTTTGACCCTATGATCCCTGATGCAGAATGTTTGAAGATCATGTGTGAAGTCCTAAGTGGGTTACAGCTAGGGGACTTTCTCATTAAG GTCAATGACCGGCGGATAGTGGACGGGATGTTTGCTGTTTGTGGTGTTCCTGAAAGCAAGTTCCGTGCCATCTGTGCCTCAATGGACAAACTAGACAAG ATGTCTTGGAGAGATGTGAGACATGAGATGGTGGCAAAGAAAGGCTTGGCTCCTGAGGTGGCTGATCGAATTGGGGAGTATATCCAATGTCATG GTGGAGTATCTCTGATAGAGCAATTGTTTCAGGATCCCAGACTATCCCAGAATAAGCAGGCCCTGGAGGGCCTAGGGGACCTGAAGTTGCTTTTTGAATACCTGACTTTATTTGGAATTGCTGAGAAG ATATGCTTTGACCTAAGCCTGGCTCGGGGCGTGGACTACTATACAGGAGTGATCTATGAAGCAGTACTGCTACAAACCCCAGCTCAGGCTGGGGAGGAGCCCCTGAATGTGGGCAGTGTGGCAGCTGGTGGGCGTTATGATGAGCTGGTGGCCACGTTTGACCCCAAGGGCCACAAAGTGCCATGTGTGGGCCTAAGCATTGGAATAGAGCGAATTTTCTACATTGTGGAGCAAAGGATGAAG AATTCTTTCAAGAAGGTACGGACCACAGAGACCCAAGTATTTGTGGCCACGCCCCAGAAGAACTTTCTCCGGGAACGGTTGAAACTAATTGCAGAGCTTTGGGATGCTGGGATCAAG GCAGAGATGCTATACAAGAACAACCCTAAACTATTAACCCAACTGCACTATTGTGAGAACACAGGCATTCCATTGGTGGTCATTATTGGTGAGCAAGAACAGAAGGAAGGGGTCATCAAACTCCGTTCGGTGGCCAGCAGAGAGGAG GTTGCCATTAAACGGGAAAATCTTGTGGCTGAAATTCAGAAGAGACTGTCTGAGTCTTGA